The following coding sequences lie in one Fimbriiglobus ruber genomic window:
- a CDS encoding ATP-dependent helicase has protein sequence MSSPGSTGKPGDLLADLTEAQRAAVTHGEGPLLILAGAGSGKTRVITRRVAYLLQQGVRAGNVLAITFTNKAAGEMRQRVEQLVPGNRVWVSTFHSLGARLLRQYADRLNLDKNFTIYDTDDRNKLVKDALSALGIDDIKFTPERIAGAISKAKNQLLHPKAYEQQAHDFFSQTVAKVYVGYEKRLRAANGMDFDDLLYLPALALRHNEELRADLDSRFKYVLIDEYQDTNQAQYEIARRLSIHHPNLCVVGDPDQSIYKWRGSDIKNILDFERDFPAARVITLTQNYRSTKAILRAAGRVIDQNKQRKKKELVTDNPDGEPVRVLTFDNGLDEAEGAVLRIKETVKAGRFRYRDHAIFLRINALTRSLESAFVKHGVPFQIVKGLAFFERKENRDVLAYLRLLVNPQDTVSFLRVVNEPPRGIGKVSVERLQQYSGQNEISLLTAAGQVQKIPEIKGKAATGLRDFFRLLTDLRTQLELPPHELIRLVLDKSGYRKMLADSSEEDDADRLANIEELITAAKQFHDEDNTRTLGDFLEQIALASDVDNWDEKTDCVSVMTLHAAKGLEFPVVYMLAVEQGLLPHERSLAKDEDVEEERRLCFVGMTRAMKELYMCHSRLREFRGQALYAVPSMFLEELPPEVEHLDSSAARNTARGAIEEWRTRVNQTAQTAGYSSRTPPVKPITPSVANPADGSYAAGQVVQHEEYGIGQITDVSGFGALRKLKIRFAGAGEKTFVADKVKLKVVQRK, from the coding sequence ATGTCGTCCCCCGGCTCGACTGGCAAACCCGGTGATTTGCTCGCAGACCTGACCGAGGCCCAGCGCGCCGCGGTCACGCACGGCGAAGGCCCGTTGCTCATCCTGGCCGGCGCCGGGTCGGGGAAGACGCGCGTCATCACCCGGCGGGTGGCCTACCTGCTCCAGCAGGGCGTCCGCGCCGGAAACGTGTTGGCGATCACGTTCACGAACAAGGCGGCCGGCGAGATGCGGCAACGGGTCGAGCAGCTCGTGCCGGGCAACCGCGTCTGGGTGAGTACGTTCCACAGCCTCGGTGCGCGGCTCCTCCGCCAGTACGCCGACCGGCTCAACCTGGACAAAAACTTCACCATCTACGACACCGACGACCGTAACAAGCTGGTCAAGGACGCGCTCTCGGCCCTCGGCATCGACGATATCAAGTTCACGCCCGAGCGGATCGCCGGCGCGATTAGCAAGGCGAAAAACCAACTCCTCCACCCCAAGGCTTACGAACAGCAGGCGCACGATTTCTTCAGCCAAACGGTCGCGAAGGTCTACGTGGGCTACGAGAAGCGGCTCCGCGCGGCGAACGGGATGGACTTCGACGACCTGCTCTATCTGCCCGCGCTCGCCTTGCGGCACAACGAAGAACTCCGGGCGGACCTCGACAGCCGGTTCAAGTACGTCCTGATCGACGAGTACCAGGACACGAACCAGGCCCAGTACGAGATCGCCCGCCGGCTCTCGATCCACCACCCGAACCTCTGCGTGGTCGGCGACCCGGACCAGTCCATTTACAAGTGGCGCGGGTCGGACATCAAGAACATCCTCGATTTCGAGCGCGACTTCCCGGCCGCCCGCGTCATCACGCTGACCCAGAACTACCGCAGCACGAAGGCGATCCTCCGGGCCGCCGGCCGCGTGATCGACCAGAACAAGCAGCGGAAGAAGAAAGAACTCGTCACCGACAACCCGGACGGCGAACCGGTCCGCGTGCTGACCTTCGACAACGGGTTGGACGAGGCCGAAGGCGCGGTGTTGCGGATCAAGGAAACGGTCAAGGCCGGCCGGTTCCGCTACCGCGACCACGCGATTTTCCTGCGGATCAACGCCCTCACGCGGTCGCTCGAATCGGCCTTCGTCAAACACGGGGTGCCGTTCCAGATCGTGAAAGGGCTCGCGTTCTTCGAGCGGAAGGAAAACCGCGACGTTCTCGCGTACCTCCGACTGCTCGTTAACCCGCAGGACACCGTCAGCTTCCTGCGCGTCGTGAACGAGCCGCCCCGCGGGATCGGAAAAGTCTCCGTCGAACGGCTGCAGCAGTATTCCGGGCAGAACGAAATCAGCCTCCTCACGGCCGCCGGGCAGGTACAAAAGATCCCCGAAATCAAGGGCAAAGCGGCGACCGGCCTGCGCGACTTCTTCCGCCTCCTGACCGACCTGCGCACGCAGCTCGAACTCCCGCCGCACGAGTTGATCCGCCTGGTGCTGGACAAATCCGGGTATCGCAAGATGCTCGCCGACTCGTCCGAGGAAGACGACGCCGACCGGCTGGCGAACATCGAAGAACTCATCACCGCCGCGAAGCAATTCCACGACGAGGACAACACCCGTACGCTCGGCGACTTCCTGGAGCAGATCGCCCTTGCCTCCGATGTGGACAACTGGGACGAGAAGACCGACTGCGTCTCCGTGATGACGCTCCACGCGGCGAAGGGGCTCGAATTCCCGGTCGTGTACATGCTCGCGGTCGAACAAGGACTCTTGCCGCACGAGCGAAGCCTGGCGAAGGATGAGGACGTGGAAGAGGAGCGGCGGCTCTGCTTCGTCGGCATGACGCGGGCGATGAAGGAACTCTACATGTGCCACAGCCGCCTCCGCGAGTTCCGCGGTCAGGCGCTGTACGCGGTGCCGAGCATGTTCCTGGAGGAACTTCCCCCCGAGGTCGAACACCTCGATTCCTCCGCGGCGAGGAACACGGCCCGCGGCGCGATCGAGGAGTGGCGGACCCGCGTCAATCAGACGGCCCAAACCGCCGGATACTCGTCCCGAACTCCACCCGTGAAACCCATCACCCCGAGCGTGGCGAACCCCGCGGATGGCTCTTACGCGGCCGGCCAGGTGGTACAGCACGAGGAATACGGCATCGGACAGATCACCGACGTGAGCGGGTTCGGGGCGCTGCGCAAGCTCAAGATCCGGTTCGCGGGCGCGGGGGAGAAGACGTTCGTAGCCGATAAGGTGAAACTGAAGGTAGTGCAGCGGAAGTGA
- a CDS encoding DUF4058 family protein, producing the protein MPLHDWSERIGWDGFHHIWIVELLRWVKPQLPADYRAHIGSSPILSVGSVGEKPDVSVRRWTPNDSVPATAPDPAPLAVDALEPDEEVATLTLDPHKALFVTRQGRLVAAVELVSPRNKDRASARATYVSRYLGYLMEGVHLLLVDVHPNPRDYSFADSLAAELHLRHSPLPAPFAVAYRVGEPAPDGGRFLAVWRRPLHADSALPFLPLPLTVHFSISVDLEETYSRAAADAYLP; encoded by the coding sequence ATGCCACTCCACGATTGGTCCGAACGGATAGGCTGGGACGGATTTCACCACATCTGGATCGTCGAACTTCTCCGGTGGGTCAAACCGCAGTTACCCGCCGACTATCGCGCGCACATCGGGTCGAGTCCGATTCTTTCGGTCGGGTCCGTCGGCGAAAAGCCGGACGTCTCCGTGCGCCGGTGGACGCCCAACGATTCCGTCCCGGCAACCGCGCCCGATCCTGCACCGCTGGCGGTCGATGCCCTCGAACCTGACGAGGAAGTCGCGACACTCACCCTCGATCCCCACAAAGCCCTGTTCGTCACACGTCAGGGAAGGCTTGTTGCGGCCGTCGAGTTAGTGTCCCCACGGAATAAGGATCGGGCGAGCGCCCGCGCGACTTATGTTTCCCGCTACCTCGGCTACTTGATGGAAGGTGTCCATCTTCTGCTCGTGGACGTTCACCCCAATCCGCGGGATTATTCGTTCGCGGACAGTCTGGCAGCTGAACTTCACCTCCGGCACTCTCCTCTACCCGCTCCGTTCGCGGTCGCGTACCGCGTCGGCGAACCCGCACCGGACGGCGGTCGCTTCCTGGCCGTCTGGCGGCGGCCCTTGCACGCCGATTCCGCCCTCCCCTTTCTTCCCTTGCCACTGACGGTTCATTTCTCGATTTCGGTCGACCTCGAAGAGACCTACTCTCGCGCCGCGGCCGACGCTTACCTGCCGTGA
- a CDS encoding Pls/PosA family non-ribosomal peptide synthetase, whose translation MKAQPDSLVNALSPTTAAGRPTILHSYFEHSADRFPDRPAVICGRQTLSYADVEAAANRLAHHLRTLGVGRGALVGLLLERSADVYVALLGILKAGAAYVPLDPDYPADRIADILTDSAAAVVVTTSAFRDRLTSAASPFTGKLCELDTDAAALDRLPADRVPPGETGVIPTDLAYVIYTSGSTGRPKGVMIEHRSAAHLVAAEIDLYAVTPADRVFQGFSIAFDASVEEVWSAFAGGAALVVGTRALMRTGPELGRALTELGVTIFSTVPTLLSMLVGDLPTVRILILGGEACPQELVHRWAAPARTLFNTYGPTEATVIATAAVCEPGKPITIGRAIPGYVVYLLDEAGQPVPPGTPGEIFIGGVGVARGYVGRDDLTRERFVANPFAEPGSSADRLYRSGDLARLTVDGELEFLGRCDSQVKLRGYRIELAEVEAAILAVPGVRAAAATVHTAEKRLPTLVGYVVTTGGAIPEDVIRAHLRERLPAYMIPALFEPIAELPTMPSGKVDRNRLPAPSPRELARTGAAVEPRTPLEARIAKIWARVLGSSSVSVEDDFFLDLGGHSLLAARVTSELRAEADLEHASVVDVYHHPTVEALAKHLAATQPAAVNETEAAGMPEMLTDPGRSIPPLRHFLCGLGQFFGLYFVLGFFSLQWVGPYLVYAALIAEEWTVAEAVVTALASLTAVYPAMLVIGVLAKWAVLGQVRPGRYPLWGWYYYRWWLVRAILSATPTGYLIGTPLLGLYYRLLGAKIGRNVHFGTDEVGAFDLLTVGDDTCIGTDVAMHGATVERGFLHIGRTTIGAGCYVGSRCYLQPDSEIGAGATLEDLSLLRSGDVIPAAERWVGSPPRLAEGGSPRPSPGHSLGHSPGLGHRILFGVFYAIGSFLLPLFAIAAFLPGVIWMNDLAADARGYTYLLVAPLVAVSFVIVFALEVAAVKWLFLGRLKAGRYSRHGFFQLRKWFVDQLMELSLDATGTLYATIFLNPWYRLLGVKVGRMAEVSTACSIPHDLLTLGDESFLADAVTVGGARVEGDTVTIAPVRVGKKAFAGNGAHIPPGGELGDDCLLGCQSALPPEAARPGTAWVGSPAFYLPQRQESASFPEEMISKPTPKLWAIRAAIEFVRVTLPATALVILTSLLITAVIRLHSQYSIGQLLLLFPLLYAVAGGASALFVVLLKWAVIGEYKATERPLWSTFVWRAEFVSGVREFLADLFLVGLLKGTPFVCWYFRLMGARVGRRVYMNTTDLCEFDLTTVGDEAELNDDCTLQTHLFEDRVMKVSKIHVGAGATVGAWTLVLYDTEIGPGAVIEDMSLLMKGEVLPAGTRWAGIPAARAGVPPAAE comes from the coding sequence ATGAAAGCCCAGCCCGACAGTTTGGTGAATGCGTTGTCGCCCACGACCGCCGCAGGCAGGCCCACGATTCTCCACAGCTATTTCGAGCATTCGGCCGACCGATTCCCCGACCGCCCGGCCGTCATCTGCGGCCGGCAAACCCTCAGTTACGCCGACGTCGAAGCGGCCGCGAACCGGCTCGCGCACCACCTGCGCACCCTCGGCGTCGGGCGCGGGGCTCTCGTCGGGTTGCTGTTGGAACGGTCGGCGGACGTGTACGTCGCCCTGCTCGGGATTCTCAAAGCCGGTGCCGCTTACGTCCCCCTCGATCCGGACTATCCCGCCGACCGCATCGCCGACATCCTCACGGACAGTGCGGCCGCGGTCGTCGTGACCACGTCGGCCTTTCGCGATCGTCTGACGTCTGCGGCCAGTCCCTTTACCGGCAAGCTCTGTGAACTCGACACCGATGCTGCGGCGCTCGACCGGCTACCGGCGGACCGCGTGCCACCGGGCGAGACGGGGGTGATACCGACCGACCTGGCCTACGTCATTTACACGTCGGGGTCGACCGGGCGGCCGAAGGGCGTGATGATCGAACACCGCAGTGCCGCCCATCTCGTCGCCGCCGAGATCGACTTGTACGCCGTCACGCCGGCCGATCGAGTCTTCCAGGGGTTCTCGATCGCGTTCGACGCCTCGGTGGAGGAAGTGTGGTCCGCCTTCGCCGGCGGGGCGGCCCTTGTCGTCGGGACGCGCGCCCTAATGCGGACCGGCCCGGAGCTGGGCCGCGCGCTGACTGAACTCGGCGTGACCATTTTCTCGACCGTGCCGACGCTTCTCTCGATGCTCGTGGGCGATCTGCCCACAGTGCGGATTCTGATTCTGGGCGGCGAGGCGTGCCCCCAGGAACTGGTCCACCGGTGGGCCGCGCCCGCGCGGACGCTTTTCAACACTTACGGGCCGACTGAAGCGACGGTGATTGCCACGGCGGCGGTCTGCGAGCCCGGCAAGCCGATCACGATCGGTCGGGCGATTCCCGGTTACGTGGTCTATTTGCTGGACGAGGCCGGCCAGCCCGTGCCCCCGGGGACGCCCGGCGAGATTTTCATCGGCGGCGTCGGCGTCGCCCGCGGGTACGTCGGCCGGGACGATCTCACGCGCGAGCGGTTCGTGGCGAACCCGTTCGCCGAGCCGGGCAGTTCCGCGGACCGCTTGTACCGCAGTGGCGACCTCGCCCGCCTGACCGTGGACGGCGAACTGGAATTCCTCGGCCGCTGCGATTCGCAGGTCAAGTTGCGCGGCTACCGGATCGAACTGGCCGAGGTGGAAGCCGCGATCCTCGCTGTCCCGGGCGTCCGCGCGGCCGCGGCGACCGTTCACACGGCCGAGAAGCGACTGCCCACACTCGTGGGCTACGTCGTCACGACCGGTGGGGCGATTCCGGAAGACGTCATCCGGGCGCACCTCCGGGAGCGCCTCCCGGCGTACATGATCCCGGCCCTGTTCGAGCCGATCGCCGAACTGCCGACCATGCCGAGCGGCAAGGTCGACCGCAACCGGTTACCGGCCCCGTCACCCCGCGAACTCGCGCGGACGGGGGCGGCCGTCGAGCCGCGAACGCCGCTCGAAGCGCGCATCGCGAAGATCTGGGCCAGGGTTCTCGGATCTTCTTCCGTTTCCGTGGAAGACGATTTCTTCCTCGATCTCGGCGGCCATTCGCTTCTCGCGGCACGGGTCACGTCCGAACTTCGCGCGGAAGCGGATCTGGAACACGCCTCCGTCGTGGACGTCTACCACCACCCGACGGTCGAAGCGCTGGCGAAGCATCTGGCTGCCACGCAGCCCGCGGCGGTCAATGAGACCGAAGCCGCCGGGATGCCCGAGATGCTGACTGATCCCGGCCGTTCGATCCCACCGCTGCGGCATTTTCTCTGCGGGCTCGGCCAGTTCTTCGGCTTGTACTTCGTCCTGGGCTTCTTTTCGCTCCAGTGGGTCGGGCCGTACCTGGTGTACGCCGCGTTAATCGCGGAAGAGTGGACGGTGGCGGAGGCGGTCGTGACCGCGCTGGCGAGCCTGACCGCCGTTTATCCGGCGATGCTGGTCATCGGCGTGCTGGCGAAGTGGGCGGTACTCGGACAAGTGCGGCCGGGCCGGTATCCCCTCTGGGGGTGGTACTACTACCGCTGGTGGTTGGTCCGCGCGATCCTGTCCGCCACCCCGACGGGATACCTGATCGGAACGCCACTCCTGGGCCTCTACTACCGCTTGCTCGGGGCGAAGATCGGGCGGAACGTCCACTTCGGCACCGACGAAGTCGGCGCGTTCGATCTGCTGACCGTCGGCGACGACACGTGCATCGGCACCGACGTCGCCATGCACGGGGCGACCGTGGAGCGGGGGTTCCTGCACATCGGGCGGACGACAATCGGGGCCGGGTGCTACGTCGGGAGCCGGTGCTACCTCCAGCCGGATTCTGAAATTGGCGCGGGCGCGACACTAGAAGACCTGTCCCTTCTCCGCAGCGGCGACGTGATCCCGGCGGCCGAACGATGGGTCGGCTCGCCGCCGCGGTTGGCGGAAGGGGGGAGCCCGCGCCCCTCACCCGGCCACAGCCTGGGCCACAGTCCGGGGCTGGGTCACCGAATCCTGTTCGGAGTGTTTTACGCGATCGGCTCGTTCCTGCTCCCGCTGTTCGCGATCGCGGCCTTTCTGCCGGGCGTGATCTGGATGAACGACCTGGCCGCGGACGCCCGCGGCTACACCTACCTCCTCGTCGCCCCGCTGGTGGCCGTGTCGTTCGTGATCGTGTTCGCGCTGGAAGTGGCCGCGGTCAAGTGGCTGTTCCTGGGTCGGCTCAAGGCCGGGCGGTATTCGCGGCACGGCTTCTTCCAGCTTCGCAAGTGGTTCGTTGACCAACTCATGGAATTGAGCCTCGACGCGACGGGGACGCTGTACGCGACCATCTTCCTGAACCCGTGGTATCGGCTCCTCGGTGTGAAAGTCGGGCGGATGGCGGAGGTTTCGACCGCCTGTTCGATTCCACACGACCTACTCACTCTGGGCGACGAAAGCTTCCTGGCGGACGCGGTAACGGTCGGCGGCGCGCGCGTGGAAGGGGATACCGTCACGATCGCCCCGGTCCGCGTCGGAAAGAAGGCGTTCGCCGGCAACGGGGCCCACATCCCGCCCGGCGGCGAACTCGGGGACGACTGTTTGCTCGGCTGCCAGTCCGCGCTCCCGCCCGAAGCCGCGCGGCCGGGGACGGCGTGGGTCGGCTCGCCCGCGTTTTACTTGCCGCAACGACAAGAAAGCGCCTCATTCCCGGAAGAGATGATCTCGAAGCCGACGCCCAAACTCTGGGCGATCCGGGCGGCGATCGAGTTCGTCCGCGTGACGCTACCGGCGACCGCCCTCGTGATCCTCACCAGCCTGCTCATCACGGCGGTGATCCGCCTCCACTCGCAGTATTCGATCGGCCAATTGCTGCTCCTTTTCCCCCTGCTTTACGCAGTGGCCGGCGGGGCTTCGGCGCTGTTTGTGGTTCTGCTCAAGTGGGCCGTCATCGGCGAGTACAAGGCGACGGAGCGGCCGCTCTGGAGTACGTTCGTTTGGCGGGCGGAATTCGTATCTGGGGTTCGAGAATTCCTCGCAGACCTCTTCCTCGTCGGCCTGCTCAAGGGCACGCCGTTCGTTTGCTGGTACTTTCGGCTCATGGGCGCGAGGGTCGGTCGCCGGGTGTATATGAACACGACAGACCTCTGCGAGTTCGACTTGACGACGGTCGGAGACGAGGCGGAACTCAACGACGACTGCACGCTCCAGACGCACCTCTTTGAAGACCGGGTGATGAAGGTCTCGAAGATTCACGTCGGCGCGGGGGCGACCGTAGGGGCCTGGACGCTGGTGCTGTACGACACCGAAATCGGGCCTGGGGCCGTGATCGAAGACATGTCCCTTCTGATGAAGGGTGAGGTGCTGCCGGCCGGCACCCGGTGGGCTGGCATCCCGGCAGCCCGCGCGGGCGTGCCACCCGCAGCCGAGTAA
- a CDS encoding holo-ACP synthase → MFRLGLPAPKSGSGHMEIAGIGTQVIDCLRVRKLIDRHEDAFLAQVYTSREQVFCRDRRHATEHYAALWAAKEAVFRSLGTTWKKGTAWTDVEILCENPVDPAVVVTGPTRALLDARGVKNVLVTMAHCRTFATATAMAVRG, encoded by the coding sequence ATGTTTCGCCTCGGACTCCCGGCCCCGAAATCGGGAAGCGGGCACATGGAGATCGCGGGCATCGGGACGCAGGTGATCGACTGCCTGCGGGTGCGCAAACTCATCGACCGGCACGAGGACGCGTTCCTCGCCCAGGTGTACACGTCTCGCGAGCAGGTGTTCTGTCGCGACCGCCGGCACGCGACCGAACACTACGCCGCACTCTGGGCCGCGAAAGAGGCAGTGTTTCGCAGCCTGGGAACGACGTGGAAGAAAGGAACCGCGTGGACGGACGTGGAAATCCTGTGCGAAAACCCCGTCGACCCGGCCGTCGTCGTGACCGGACCCACCCGCGCGTTGTTGGACGCGCGGGGCGTCAAGAACGTGTTAGTCACGATGGCCCACTGCCGGACGTTCGCCACGGCGACGGCGATGGCCGTCCGCGGTTAG